A genomic window from Triticum urartu cultivar G1812 chromosome 7, Tu2.1, whole genome shotgun sequence includes:
- the LOC125522335 gene encoding protein CURVATURE THYLAKOID 1A, chloroplastic-like, giving the protein MAATAYSVALLGGARLPAATGNAAPRSSALLPRRNFHPLRLQDAPRPSLLRVKAASDDTSASGDEIIEDLKGKWEAIEDKPTFLLYSGGAVVALWLTTVVVGAINSVPLLPKLLELVGLGYTGWFVYRYLLFKESRKELATDIESLKKKIAGTE; this is encoded by the exons ATGGCTGCCACGGCGTACTCCGTGGCCCTCCTCGGAGGGGCAcgcctccccgccgccaccgGCAACGCCGCCCCCCGCTCCTCCGCCCTCCTCCCGCGGCGCAACTTCCACCCTCTCCGCCTCCAAG ATGCGCCCAGGCCGTCCCTGCTCCGCGTGAAGGCCGCCTCCGACGACACGTCGGCGAGCGGCGACGAGATCATCGAGGACCTCAAGGGGAAG TGGGAGGCGATTGAGGACAAGCCCACCTTCCTCCTCTACAGCGGCGGCGCCGTCGTGGCTCTCTGGCTCACCACCGTCGTCGTCGGCGCCATCAACTCCGTGCCGTTG CTCCCCAAGCTCCTGGAGCTGGTTGGGCTCGGCTACACCGGGTGGTTCGTCTACCGCTACCTCCTCTTCAAG GAAAGCAGGAAAGAGTTGGCCACCGACATCGAGAGCTTGAAGAAGAAGATCGCCGGAACAGAATAA